A segment of the Synechococcus sp. CBW1002 genome:
CGATCTAGGTAGGTGAATCCATCACCCGTAACTGAAATTGAGATCTTGGCTCCGAATTCGACATTACATCTGGCTTTGCCACGAACTATGGGCCTGATGTGTGAGGTGGTCTGGCTTTTCTGGACAGGCCCCAAGGGGCTCCCACCGATGAGCAAGCGCCGCACCCACAGCCCCGAGTTCAAGGCCAGGGTCGCCATGGAGGCGATCAGTGGCCGCAAGACGATCCAGGAGATCGCCGCCGACCACGCCATCCACCCGATCCAGGTGAGCCAGTGGAAGCGGCAGCTCCTGGACGGTGCCAGCGAGCTCTTCACCCGAGGCAAGAAGACCAAGGACAAGGAGGAGGGGCAGGCCAAGGAGGCGGAGCTGTTCCAGCAGATCGGACGGCTGCAGATGGAGCTGGAGTGGCTCAAAAAAAAGTCTCAACTGCTCTGATGCCCGTGAACTGCGCAAGCTGGTCGATCACGACCACCCCGAGCTCAGCATCAGCAGGCAGTGTGCGCTGCTGGGGCTGCCTCGATCCACGCTGTACTACCGGCCGACACCGGTCCGTGTATCGACGCTGCGGATCATGGCCAGGATCGATGCTCTCTACCTGGAGGATCCCTGCAGCGGCAGCCGCCGGATGGTGGACTATCTGGCCCAAGATGGTATCCCGATCAGCCGAGATCGAGTGCGAAACCTCATGCGGCGCATGGGATTACGGGCGATCTACCAGAAGCCCCGGACGACGGTTCCAGGTGATCCGTCCGTGCGGTTCCCCTGCCTGGTGGACCTCACGCAGGTCACGTCGGTGGATCAGGTCTGGGCGACCGACATCACCTACATCCCTCTGCAGAAAGGGTTCCTCTATCTGGTGGCGATCATGGATCTCCATTCCAGGCATGTGCTCAGCTGGAGGCTCTCCAACAGCCTTGACACGAAGTTCTGTCTGGAGGCCCTGGAGATGGCCTTGGGAGGCGGCCGTAGGCCAGAGATCTTCCACTCCGATCAAGGCTGTCAGTTCACGTCCGCTGACTTTGTGGCCAGACTCAAAGGGGAGCGGATCCAGATCAGCTGGTCCGGCAGAAAGCGGTGCTACGACAACATCCTTGTTGAACGGCTGTGGAGGACTGTCAAGTACGAGGAGGTCTACCTACGGGCATACAGCGATGGCTGGGACGCTGAAATCAGCCTGGCCCGCTTCCTGTGGCGGTATTGCCATGTAAGACCTCACAGTTCCCTTGGAGGCAAAACTCCCCACGCGGTCTACACTGAGGCCGAACCATGTTCCACCCGTATCCGGCGACAATCTGGTTGAGGGGCGCGCCAAACAGGTTGACCGCTCCTGAGGGGCTCTGCTGAATCCGGTTGCCATGCGCAGGGCACCGGCTCATGCCTGCTCCCCTCACCGCTCAACAGATTGCGCTGTACATGTCCAAACGACGAGCCGGCAGCCGCCAGGAGGTGGCTGCCGCAGCGGCGGGCATTTCGGTGAGCAGTGCCCACCGCATTGATGCTGGCCGCCTCCAACCCAAAGCCGCCAAGCCCCGTGGCCGGCGGCGGCCCGATCCATTGGCTGAGGTCTGGGAGCCCCTGTTGCTGCCGCTTCTGGAGCGCCATCCAGCCCTGACGCCCACCACCCTGCTGGAGCACCTGCAGGAGCAGAAGCCAGATCAAGACTGGAGTTCGCTCAAACGCACCCTGCAGCGGCGGGTGCAGCAGTGGAAGGCCTTGCACGGTCCAGCGCCGGAGGTGATGTTCCCGCTGGCCTACCAGCCTGGAGAGATCGGCTTCTGCGATTTCACCCGGCTGAAACGGGTGGCGATCACCCTGCGCGGCGAACCATTTCCCCACCTGCTGTTCCACTACCGCCTGGCCTGGAGCGGCTGGGCTTATGGGCAACTCATCCATGGTGGCGAGAGCTTTGTCGCCCTTTCAGAAGGGCTGCAGAACGCCCTGGCCGCCTGCGGTGGGGTGCCCAAGGAGCTGCGCACCGATCGACTGTCGGCCGCCAGCCGCAATCGGGATGGCAGCTACGCCCTCGACATCACCCCCCGCCACCAGGCGCTCTGCGCCCACTACGGCCTCAGTGCCAGCCGCAATAACCGCGGCGTGGCTCACGAGAACGGCATCATCGAGGCTCCCCATGGCCATGTGAAACGTCGGCTGGAGCAGAAGCTGATCCTGCGGGGCAGCTGCGATTTCGAGGAGCCCGCCGAATACGCCCAGCTGCTCGCTGAGGTGTTCTGTGCCCTCAACGCCCCCCGGCAGCAGCGTTACGAGCAGGAGCTGGAGCACCTGGGGCCCCTGCCGGCCTTCCGCTTTGCCGACTACGAGCTGCTCACAGTGCGGGTGCGCAGCACCAGCACGATCGAGGTGCGGCAGGTGATCTACTCAGTGCCGCCCACCCTGATCGGCCGCCAGGTCATGGTGCGGCTGCACCACGACCGGCTGGTGGTGTTCCTGGGCAGCGACTGGGTCTGCCAGCTCCCCCGCCTCTATGGCGCCTCTGGTGGCAAGCGGGCCTGGTGCATCGATCTGGAGCACCTGATCGATGCCCTGCGGGCCAAGCCCCGGGCCCTGCTCCATTGCCGCTACCAGCGCTACCTCTTCCCTGATTCCCGCTGGTGGGACTTCTGGCAGCAACTCCTGGTCGGCGGTGACCGTGACGCCGCTGCCCGGCTGATGGTCGAGGCCCTGTATGTGGCGGTGCGGGTGGCCTCCTATGCGCTGGTGCTCGCCTTCCTGGAGCAGGCCCAACGCCGCCAGACCCTTTCGCTGTCGGCTCTGCAGCAGCGATTCCGCGTTCCTCCCCGTTGCCAGAGCCTCCCCGATCCCGCCATCCCCCAACACCTGCTGGCTACCTATGACCACCTCGTCCCCATGCCCGCGCTCTGCGGCGGTGGAAGCGGCGCTGCCGCTCCTGCTCAAACAGCTGAAACTGGCGCGCTTCCGCAGTCACTGGCAGCCGCTGGCCGATCAGGCTGATGCCCAGGGCTGGAGCCCGGGCCAGTTCCTCTACGCCCTCTGTGAGCAGGAACTGGAACAACGGCAGATTGCCCGCCAGCAACGCCTGCTGCGCGGTGCCCATCTCCCGTGGCAGAAAGGTCTCGATGGCTTTGACCACCAGCACCTCGAGCCCCACCACTGGCAGGAGCTCCAAGGCCTGACGCGGCAGACCACCTGGCTCCTGCAGGCGGAGAACCTGCTGCTGTTTGGTCCCAGCGGTGTGGGCAAGACCCACCTGGCCATTGCCATCACGATGGCGATGGCGGCGCAGGACCAGGCCTGCCGCTTCTTCCCGGCCACCACGCTGGTGCAGCTGCTGCAGAAGGCCAAGGCGGCCTACGACCTGCCGGCGATGCTCCAGAAGCTCGATCGCTATGCCCTGCTGGTGATCGACGACATCTCCTACGTGGGGACTCCTGAAAAAGATTCTCGGCCCATCGGCGCCGGATTCGTCCGTTTGCTTCGCGTTAATCAGGCTGGCAAGCGCGGTGACATCAAGTCGGCCAGATCTCAAAAGCATGGCTTGCAGATGCCCTCAGGCGCTCTGATCGCTGACCAGGCCATAAAAAAGCTGTAGATCCACCCAAAAAGAAGGACAAAAAAGAGGCGCAGCAGCCTCAAGACCTTTTCCGCGCACATCACGACAAAGGCCATCGAGATGGAGGATTCGGCACCAGCTGGTAGACGAGCCATGATCAGATCCAGGGAATACTTGCGCTTTCCAGAGCCAAAGACGCCTTCCACTTCATTGCGTCGAGCTTGATCAGATCGGAGCTGGTGCTTGTGTGCAGTGGTGACATCAGGATCCTTGGGCGGGCGACCCAATCGCTTGCCGGAGAGGCGAATACCGTTCCTCGTGCAGAAATGCCTATTCTTGGCCGTGATATAAATCCGGTCGGCGCAGATTCGCTCTGGGTAAGATCCTGTATCCAGCTTGTATTTTTCCGCCTGAGCGATAAGGTCTTCTCCTTCGTTGTAGGGGTTCCAGCTTATGCGGTGCAAGAACGGAAAGCCGTTTTGAACCGAAACACTGATTTTGGCTCCAAACTCCACCGCAGCACGTGCTTTGCCTCGCACCATTGGGCGGATATGGGTCTGCACAAGATTCACCAGGCGGTCTGGAATGCTGTTGGTCTGAGAGGCGAGCAGAAGGCCCTGTTGCCGCTCCAACTCGCTGCAGGCCAACAACTTCTGCCACCAATGCCTCTTAAGCTCGGAAAGCCTTGCCCCGCAGCCGATCAGAGCATCAATGGCCTTGAGATTCTGCCGCACATAGCCAAGCTGATGTTTAATGGCAGCCTTCACTTTGCGGCGACGTGGTCGTTTTTGCTTCGCCACTCTCAGGAAATGAGCACGAGCAAGGCCACGGTCGTAGCGAGGTCGATGTCTCCTGAATCCCGATGACTGACTGCACAGATCATCAATGACTCGCTCGGTCGTTGTGCGAGCCTCGTTGAGGAGCTTGAGGTCTCTGGGATAGGTGATGTCGGCTGGAGTGCAACTGGCATCAATCGTGAGAGTGCCCCAATTCTTTCCTTCTGGCCAGTCAGCAGGCTTGATCAACGCATCAAGTTCTAGCTGAGCGCCTCCTCCACTGGAATCACGATCATCATGGTCGTCATCGTCTGCTGCCTGAGCAAGTGCTTCCAGAAGGATCTCTTTGCCGCGCTGCACCACCAGCTCGTTGATACGGCGCAGATCCTCGTCAGAAAAACGCTTGCGAAAGTGCACCATCATCGAGGCATCAAACGGTGCCTTAGCTGTGTAGCCCGCAAAGCCGAGAAAGAACTGAATATAGGCGTTCTCTCTGATCTGATGGACTGTCTCTTCGTCGGTGAGCCCTAACTTCTGTTTGATGTAGAGAGCACCAAAGGCCATTCTCACTGATTTGGCTGGAGCGCCAATTGTGGCGCTGAATTGAGGGGCATAGGTTTCTTCCAGCTCATCCCATGGGATCAGCCCCTCCAGTTGAACCCAGCGATTCTCGGGATCAAGTGTGCCGCCAAATGGCAGGTGGAACTCCTTGATTGAGATCTGACCGTTATTGTGCCTCCGGTACATATGGAACGATCAGGAGTAAAGGCAATCACGGATTGCCTGATTCACGGCCACTTTAGCGGTTTCTCATGCTTGAGACCAGCTGCGGCGCAATGGATCTGGATTTTTCAGGAGTCCCTACGTGCGCCGCAGCGAACTGGAGACCTCGGTGCTGTTTGAGCTGATCTGCCACCGCTACGAGCGGAAATCCCTGCTGGTGACCAGCAACCAGCCGTTCCGGGAGTGGGACGACATCTTCCCGAGCGGATCGATGACCGTGGCCGCGGTGGACCGGTTGGTGCACCACTGCCACATCATCGGGATCAAGGGCGAGAGCTACCGGCAGAAGGCAGCTGCCGCAAGGGTTTCCAAGGATTCCAGCAACCCGCCAACGTAGGGACTCCTGAAAAAGATTCTCGGCCCATCGGCGCCGGATTCGTCCGTTTGCTTCGCGTTAATCAGGCTGGCAAGCGCGGTGACATCAAGTCGGCCAGATCTCAAAAGCATGGCTTGCAGATGCCCTCAGGCGCTCTGATCGCTGACCAGGCCATAAAAAAGCTGTAGATCCACCCAAAAAGAAGGACAAAAAAGAGGCGCAGCAGCCTCAAGACCTTTTCCGCGCACATCACGACAAAGGCCATCGAGATGGAGGATTCGGCACCAGCTGGTAGACGAGCCATGATCAGATCCAGGGAATACTTGCGCTTTCCAGAGCCAAAGACGCCTTCCACTTCATTGCGTCGAGCTTGATCAGATCGGAGCTGGTGCTTGTGTGCAGTGGTGACATCAGGATCCTTGGGCGGGCGACCCAATCGCTTGCCGGAGAGGCGAATACCGTTCCTCGTGCAGAAATGCCTATTCTTGGCCGTGATATAAATCCGGTCGGCGCAGATTCGCTCTGGGTAAGATCCTGTATCCAGCTTGTATTTTTCCGCCTGAGCGATAAGGTCTTCTCCTTCGTTGTAGGGGTTCCAGCTTATGCGGTGCAAGAACGGAAAGCCGTTTTGAACCGAAACACTGATTTTGGCTCCAAACTCCACCGCAGCACGTGCTTTGCCTCGCACCATTGGGCGGATATGGGTCTGCACAAGATTCACCAGGCGGTCTGGAATGCTGTTGGTCTGAGAGGCGAGCAGAAGGCCCTGTTGCCGCTCCAACTCGCTGCAGGCCAACAACTTCTGCCACCAATGCCTCTTAAGCTCGGAAAGCCTTGCCCCGCAGCCGATCAGAGCATCAATGGCCTTGAGATTCTGCCGCACATAGCCAAGCTGATGTTTAATGGCAGCCTTCACTTTGCGGCGACGTGGTCGTTTTTGCTTCGCCACTCTCAGGAAATGAGCACGAGCAAGGCCACGGTCGTAGCGAGGTCGATGTCTCCTGAATCCCGATGACTGACTGCACAGATCATCAATGACTCGCTCGGTCGTTGTGCGAGCCTCGTTGAGGAGCTTGAGGTCTCTGGGATAGGTGATGTCGGCTGGAGTGCAACTGGCATCAATCGTGAGAGTGCCCCAATTCTTTCCTTCTGGCCAGTCAGCAGGCTTGATCAACGCATCAAGTTCTAGCTGAGCGCCTCCTCCACTGGAATCACGATCATCATGGTCGTCATCGTCTGCTGCCTGAGCAAGTGCTTCCAGAAGGATCTCTTTGCCGCGCTGCACCACCAGCTCGTTGATACGGCGCAGATCCTCGTCAGAAAAACGCTTGCGAAAGTGCACCATCATCGAGGCATCAAACGGTGCCTTAGCTGTGTAGCCCGCAAAGCCGAGAAAGAACTGAATATAGGCGTTCTCTCTGATCTCATGGACTGTCTCTTCGTCGGTAAGCCCTAACTTCTGTTTGATGTAGAGAGCACCAAAGGCCATTCTCACTGATTTGGCTGGAGCGCCAATTGTGGCGCTGAATTGAGGGGCATAGGTTTCTTCCAGCTCATCCCATGGGATCAGCCCCTCCAGTTGAACCCAGCGATTCTCGGGATCAAGTGTGCCGCCAAATGGCAGGTGGAACTCCTTGATTGAGATCTGACCGTTATTGTGCCTCCGGTACATATTGAGCGATCAGGAGTAAAGGCAATCACGGATTGCCTGATTCACGGCTACTTTAGCGGTTTCTCATGCTTGAGACCAGCTGCGGCGCAATGGATCTGGATTTTTCAGGAGACCCTAAGTGCAGGCATCTGACTCGATCTCAACGCCCAGTGCCCTGAGCGGCAGAGGGAGTGCCGCCAAGACATCAGGGCTCATGCCCCCACCCATGCGGGGGGGGGGGGGGCTCAGAGCCTCAGCGGTAATGGCATAGGCAAGAAATGTTGATGTGGTAGAGCCAAAGAGCAGCCTGCAATGCAGCAGGCATTACAGGCAATTGTGCAGATGCAAAAGGGCATTACTCATTCATAGTTCAGTCGGTCTTCAGGAGAGACAGTAGGTTTTGAGAGGCAAAGACATCACGGTAGAAAGTCAGCTGTTCACTCTTGAAGTAGCAGCCTCCCCGATGACCGCGACGGACCCAACAGACGGTTCCCTTGGCAAGAGTTTCACCGCTCTCATCGTCAAGACAGTGCCATTCAAAATGTACGAACTCACCCCAAAACATGACGATGGGCCAGCACATGGTGACGTTTGGCTGTGCGATCAAGGCCCACCAATGGCGTTCACGTTCGGTTTGTTCAGTCAGACCATAAAAAGGACCATCCTGGCAAAAGTAAACCAAATCTTCACGGTACTCACCACGGAGCAGATCGCCGCGTGCACGCCGCAGCGCCTCACAGTGAGTCGGCCACCATTCCTTATTCTCAGCCTCAATCTGATCCGCGTCATACTCCGTGCTGATGGCGGGAAGTTCCTGTTCTCTTTTAGCGAGAATGGCTTCAGCCTGCTCAATAAGCTGATCGCCTAATTGTGTAGAAACAAGACCTGGCCTGGAAAAGTCGGCCGAAAGATGTTCGTAGTACTTGCGTGCCATTGCTGATCAGTATTGGTGGGAGGATGGGGGGCGTTTGTCAGATCACCTCTTAAGTCCGGGATCTGATCTCTTTTAGTTTTCCAAAGGCACCGGCCGCTTTATTGAAGCCACAGTAGGCACATGTGAACAGGAGGAGCTCTTCAATCTCTTCAATGGTTGCACCTTGCTTTAGGGCCATGTTCACATGTGCTTCGAACGGAGTTCCTGGCCCATCCAGAGACTGGTTGGCCACATCCAAAGCAATTGTAATCAAGCACTTTATCTTTTGAGAGATAATTGGCTTCCCCCAGACTTCTCCACAGACCCTGATGCAGAGCTCACCAAAATCCGGATTGATTCCGAGAAGGGCTTGCTGAAGGTCATGGTCATCGGTGACAGCATTATTCATGGTGGGGTTGGTGTCTGCGGTCATGGCTTCATGGAGTGGATTTTGCAGGAGGGACGCGAGGGTCTCACGGTTGCTTAACTACCTCGGGGTTGCAGGCCATACAGAGCTCATACACATTATTCCCATTAATCCAGTCGTATGAGACCTTGTCGACGGACTGTTCAATGAGAAAGATGCCTAGCCCACCGATCTTCCTCTCATGGACGGGTTGATTCGTATCGAATGGAGGCCCTTGATTGAAATTAGGATTAAACTGAATTCCCGTATCGCTCGTGCGAAGCACAAGCCAGGGTTCTCCATCCTCATTTCGTAGCATCAGAGAAACTGCCAGCTTGGCGTCCTTATCTGCGACAGATTTGTTGGCGTTAGCAGCTCGAATGATGTTTGAGATGAGCTCTTCGTAGGCGAGCTTGAGCTTGTAAGCGCGTGACTCATCTGCGATGACACGGTGGATATGCTCGGTAGCAAAATCAATGAAATGATCCCATTGATCCATTGATGCAGGAGCCTCAATACTGCCAAGTTCTTTACCGCCGATAGAATCTCTCATTACATTCTAAATCTCCTCCTCACTGTCGACAATCACGACAGCCTGAGCCAGGCCTGTCTTCGTGACTGTGTCGATAATCTGCTCGGATGCACCCACCAGGTAAAGGCGGGATGTATGGGGCATTTTCTGCTTGGCAAAAACAATAGCTCTGAGTCCGGCACTGCTGACAAAACCAACATCCAGAAGATTCAGGCGAAGCTGCTCTAACGCATGAAGTTCCAGTGAAGTCAGCTGGCTGAGTAGGTCTGGGGCTGTTTTTGTGTCGATATCTCCTGAGAGCACCAGGGTTGCATGGATGTCGCCTTGGACGATGTCAATTGTCAGAGACATAGTTGTGGAGTGAAGTGGTGAAAGTGAGCAATTGTTGGAGACTACGTCTCAAGCGGAGACGCGGAAAAGATGACGACAGATCTTTCTCCTACCAAAATGCCATGATTAGCATAAGCAATGGCTTGAGTCAGATTGGGTGATTGCGTGTCACCAGTGTTGAAATGCAATTGCCAACCATAGCCCGAAGGCAGTGGAGGTAAATCGAACCAGCTGGCATAGTGAGCCGTGTTAGTGGCGACATAAACCGCATCCATGACGTCTGAATCAGCCTGATCACAGCTCATCAGCCATGCGAGTTGCCTGGATTCATCTGACCAGTTCACTTGCCATGGGGTTGTGCCATGAAAGCTGCAGCTAGGCAGATGCCTGCTGCCGCCATGCGTAAAGCTGTTAATACGCAAGCAGGGATGCTGTTGCCTGAAATGAATCAGTGCTTGCGTATACTCAAACAGTGCACGGTTGCTTTCAAGCAGAGCCCAATCGACCCATGACACAGGTGAGTCAATGCAATAAGCATTGTTATTGCCATGCTGTGAGCGTCCAAACTCATCACCCATCAGCAGCATGGGTGTACCTCGGCTTGTCATCAGCATGCTCAATGCATTCATGCATTGCCTTATTCGCAAGGCCAGAATGTTGCTGTTATCAGTCCAGCCTTCGGC
Coding sequences within it:
- a CDS encoding transposase, whose product is MSKRRTHSPEFKARVAMEAISGRKTIQEIAADHAIHPIQVSQWKRQLLDGASELFTRGKKTKDKEEGQAKEAELFQQIGRLQMELEWLKKKSQLL
- a CDS encoding IS3 family transposase, with the translated sequence MSRQCALLGLPRSTLYYRPTPVRVSTLRIMARIDALYLEDPCSGSRRMVDYLAQDGIPISRDRVRNLMRRMGLRAIYQKPRTTVPGDPSVRFPCLVDLTQVTSVDQVWATDITYIPLQKGFLYLVAIMDLHSRHVLSWRLSNSLDTKFCLEALEMALGGGRRPEIFHSDQGCQFTSADFVARLKGERIQISWSGRKRCYDNILVERLWRTVKYEEVYLRAYSDGWDAEISLARFLWRYCHVRPHSSLGGKTPHAVYTEAEPCSTRIRRQSG
- the istA gene encoding IS21 family transposase; translated protein: MPAPLTAQQIALYMSKRRAGSRQEVAAAAAGISVSSAHRIDAGRLQPKAAKPRGRRRPDPLAEVWEPLLLPLLERHPALTPTTLLEHLQEQKPDQDWSSLKRTLQRRVQQWKALHGPAPEVMFPLAYQPGEIGFCDFTRLKRVAITLRGEPFPHLLFHYRLAWSGWAYGQLIHGGESFVALSEGLQNALAACGGVPKELRTDRLSAASRNRDGSYALDITPRHQALCAHYGLSASRNNRGVAHENGIIEAPHGHVKRRLEQKLILRGSCDFEEPAEYAQLLAEVFCALNAPRQQRYEQELEHLGPLPAFRFADYELLTVRVRSTSTIEVRQVIYSVPPTLIGRQVMVRLHHDRLVVFLGSDWVCQLPRLYGASGGKRAWCIDLEHLIDALRAKPRALLHCRYQRYLFPDSRWWDFWQQLLVGGDRDAAARLMVEALYVAVRVASYALVLAFLEQAQRRQTLSLSALQQRFRVPPRCQSLPDPAIPQHLLATYDHLVPMPALCGGGSGAAAPAQTAETGALPQSLAAAGRSG
- a CDS encoding ATP-binding protein, with protein sequence MEAALPLLLKQLKLARFRSHWQPLADQADAQGWSPGQFLYALCEQELEQRQIARQQRLLRGAHLPWQKGLDGFDHQHLEPHHWQELQGLTRQTTWLLQAENLLLFGPSGVGKTHLAIAITMAMAAQDQACRFFPATTLVQLLQKAKAAYDLPAMLQKLDRYALLVIDDISYVGTPEKDSRPIGAGFVRLLRVNQAGKRGDIKSARSQKHGLQMPSGALIADQAIKKL
- a CDS encoding IS5 family transposase yields the protein MYRRHNNGQISIKEFHLPFGGTLDPENRWVQLEGLIPWDELEETYAPQFSATIGAPAKSVRMAFGALYIKQKLGLTDEETVHQIRENAYIQFFLGFAGYTAKAPFDASMMVHFRKRFSDEDLRRINELVVQRGKEILLEALAQAADDDDHDDRDSSGGGAQLELDALIKPADWPEGKNWGTLTIDASCTPADITYPRDLKLLNEARTTTERVIDDLCSQSSGFRRHRPRYDRGLARAHFLRVAKQKRPRRRKVKAAIKHQLGYVRQNLKAIDALIGCGARLSELKRHWWQKLLACSELERQQGLLLASQTNSIPDRLVNLVQTHIRPMVRGKARAAVEFGAKISVSVQNGFPFLHRISWNPYNEGEDLIAQAEKYKLDTGSYPERICADRIYITAKNRHFCTRNGIRLSGKRLGRPPKDPDVTTAHKHQLRSDQARRNEVEGVFGSGKRKYSLDLIMARLPAGAESSISMAFVVMCAEKVLRLLRLFFVLLFGWIYSFFMAWSAIRAPEGICKPCF
- a CDS encoding IS5 family transposase; translated protein: MYRRHNNGQISIKEFHLPFGGTLDPENRWVQLEGLIPWDELEETYAPQFSATIGAPAKSVRMAFGALYIKQKLGLTDEETVHEIRENAYIQFFLGFAGYTAKAPFDASMMVHFRKRFSDEDLRRINELVVQRGKEILLEALAQAADDDDHDDRDSSGGGAQLELDALIKPADWPEGKNWGTLTIDASCTPADITYPRDLKLLNEARTTTERVIDDLCSQSSGFRRHRPRYDRGLARAHFLRVAKQKRPRRRKVKAAIKHQLGYVRQNLKAIDALIGCGARLSELKRHWWQKLLACSELERQQGLLLASQTNSIPDRLVNLVQTHIRPMVRGKARAAVEFGAKISVSVQNGFPFLHRISWNPYNEGEDLIAQAEKYKLDTGSYPERICADRIYITAKNRHFCTRNGIRLSGKRLGRPPKDPDVTTAHKHQLRSDQARRNEVEGVFGSGKRKYSLDLIMARLPAGAESSISMAFVVMCAEKVLRLLRLFFVLLFGWIYSFFMAWSAIRAPEGICKPCF
- a CDS encoding carboxymuconolactone decarboxylase family protein; the protein is MTADTNPTMNNAVTDDHDLQQALLGINPDFGELCIRVCGEVWGKPIISQKIKCLITIALDVANQSLDGPGTPFEAHVNMALKQGATIEEIEELLLFTCAYCGFNKAAGAFGKLKEIRSRT
- a CDS encoding ATP-binding protein yields the protein MRDSIGGKELGSIEAPASMDQWDHFIDFATEHIHRVIADESRAYKLKLAYEELISNIIRAANANKSVADKDAKLAVSLMLRNEDGEPWLVLRTSDTGIQFNPNFNQGPPFDTNQPVHERKIGGLGIFLIEQSVDKVSYDWINGNNVYELCMACNPEVVKQP
- a CDS encoding anti-sigma factor antagonist (This anti-anti-sigma factor, or anti-sigma factor antagonist, belongs to a family that includes characterized members SpoIIAA, RsbV, RsfA, and RsfB.) — protein: MSLTIDIVQGDIHATLVLSGDIDTKTAPDLLSQLTSLELHALEQLRLNLLDVGFVSSAGLRAIVFAKQKMPHTSRLYLVGASEQIIDTVTKTGLAQAVVIVDSEEEI